The Mesomycoplasma ovipneumoniae genome window below encodes:
- a CDS encoding P110/LppT family adhesin N-terminal domain: MLNKTNKIKNAKTIISTGFSITAILTTIVAVPIGLTIFERSYSSQIFGNVDKNQVVDLKTQSTFSEEDFINALNNLKLHDQYKNLSAKTALALANNPSYAFNFLKAYDFSPITKHNFRVVLDIEKATASGSEVKNVVVYAHSDQFKLTYSKQTDLKGFAQSDKADGDLVGFQIDLEKSKLELSTAKSSNLTASEVAFKLDNDFQASYKISRSKSQAFSDALFQNGLTYNLVNTLGLPTILEKGYVLSPKTVENQKAKQEKMVMIADSETKRVDSLMNVENLVFKNHDDKAGTLSISFELIDPTGKVVKEFDFPILGIKKLSVDAKNFEQQILSQFSDVIQLKPFVQLALVKDNLSLAQSIYKTDNNPVHLAKVLSRITQNSQQNGRHNQVSTQLFQDSGQNSQATTEKVQINPQDFNSFFDWKLNTIQIPGLEGYLVEINSIGLAQNLSQEQKDKLLKENKVSFEVDFSIKKQLNIEAPYLESEFVKSNYPRVLESSLATLGKGSNSKFVLVDLDSSKSNFEVQLDYDDNQRKLLNSALQRNSQIDFSNLDKIDFQDPKVQNFNPLARTFEFKENPNGPKLTLEYVKSLVSEVVEDAKQQKTFDEVARKLYFLDHGYQPEDTAKLDEYKQKYSAMFPQAEKKSEEKAEKPTEDPASTTPQTPNSDQTSTQTPSQPSTSDPASTSSETNSETTTGASTGAAAPATSTPAATPAAAATPVQASAFQDLPQKTTTQTQTVEKPKTPEKTETTDGLGIKLWSFLQKSNYPELENSDISYEVVKNSSSQIDVVMSFNQKTTGETTSNPAKLIFSIQNLEDNQSYDNLVKYNPLVLFDFRKNQKTENGTVSKISSLNRTDIEIELNSKMNEEAEEAQEEEVSMSTSVSMPVAETTQTNGTTTTVTTPPIQNTANPQDGIILNKPVILGKDNQPPLKNGVVMLAFSLKNITKNKKTYLLSSKGRKGLFISKVDFNNKETLVIGLDQNGSNAASGETAYPVVGLISGVQGNAAGLFEIKDIEIKDKQSKLEKSTTAPLDFDVFSQKNINLTNQSANFDLLKEDDLLFLTISKKDANYTFTLSSSRNPLSQKIVSNLNLEDSFSNVYNHHLDWSYLGPSAAPAPASESNSTLTNESTVTVRGLAIYDSVDLADQESISQVLTNAFIKELTS; encoded by the coding sequence ATGCTTAATAAAACAAACAAAATAAAAAATGCAAAAACAATAATTTCAACTGGTTTTTCGATTACAGCAATTCTTACAACAATTGTTGCAGTTCCGATTGGTCTAACTATTTTTGAGCGCTCATATAGTTCACAAATTTTTGGAAACGTTGATAAAAATCAGGTTGTGGATCTAAAAACTCAGTCAACTTTTAGCGAAGAAGATTTCATTAATGCTCTTAATAATCTAAAATTACATGATCAATATAAAAATTTATCAGCAAAAACAGCTCTTGCTTTAGCTAATAATCCTTCATATGCTTTTAATTTTTTAAAAGCATATGACTTTAGTCCAATTACTAAACACAATTTTCGGGTAGTTTTAGATATTGAAAAAGCAACTGCTTCTGGTAGTGAAGTAAAAAATGTTGTAGTTTATGCTCATTCAGATCAATTCAAACTTACTTATTCAAAGCAAACTGATCTTAAAGGTTTTGCGCAAAGCGATAAAGCTGATGGTGATTTAGTTGGATTCCAAATTGATCTTGAAAAATCAAAATTAGAACTTTCTACAGCAAAAAGTTCTAATTTGACAGCCTCTGAAGTTGCTTTTAAACTTGATAATGATTTTCAAGCCTCTTATAAAATATCACGCTCAAAATCTCAGGCATTTTCTGATGCTTTATTTCAAAATGGATTAACTTATAATTTGGTTAACACTTTAGGTTTACCAACAATTTTGGAAAAAGGTTATGTTTTGTCCCCAAAAACAGTTGAAAACCAAAAAGCTAAACAAGAAAAAATGGTTATGATTGCTGATTCAGAAACCAAAAGAGTTGATAGCTTAATGAATGTTGAAAACTTGGTTTTCAAAAATCATGACGATAAAGCCGGAACTCTTTCAATTTCTTTTGAGTTAATCGACCCAACCGGAAAAGTTGTCAAAGAATTTGATTTTCCAATTTTAGGAATTAAAAAATTAAGTGTTGATGCCAAAAATTTCGAGCAACAAATTCTTTCACAATTTAGTGATGTAATTCAATTAAAACCTTTTGTTCAACTTGCGCTTGTTAAAGATAATCTAAGTTTGGCCCAAAGTATTTACAAAACCGACAATAACCCCGTTCATCTCGCCAAAGTCTTGAGTAGAATTACGCAAAACTCTCAACAAAATGGACGACATAATCAAGTTTCAACCCAACTTTTCCAAGACTCAGGCCAAAATTCACAAGCTACAACCGAAAAAGTTCAAATTAACCCTCAGGATTTTAATTCTTTTTTTGATTGAAAATTAAATACAATCCAAATTCCTGGACTTGAAGGCTATCTTGTTGAAATTAATTCAATTGGTTTAGCACAAAATTTATCCCAAGAGCAAAAAGACAAACTTTTAAAAGAAAATAAAGTTTCTTTTGAGGTTGATTTTAGTATAAAAAAACAACTAAATATTGAAGCTCCTTACCTTGAAAGTGAATTTGTTAAGTCAAATTATCCGCGAGTTCTTGAATCTTCACTTGCCACATTAGGAAAAGGAAGTAATTCTAAATTTGTTTTAGTTGATCTTGATTCTTCAAAATCTAATTTTGAAGTTCAACTTGATTATGATGATAATCAGCGAAAACTTCTAAATTCTGCTTTACAACGAAATTCACAAATTGACTTTTCAAATTTAGATAAGATTGATTTTCAAGATCCAAAAGTTCAAAACTTTAATCCTCTAGCTAGAACTTTTGAATTCAAAGAAAATCCTAACGGTCCAAAACTAACTTTAGAATACGTTAAATCTCTAGTTTCAGAAGTTGTTGAAGACGCTAAACAACAAAAAACATTTGATGAAGTAGCTAGAAAACTTTATTTTTTAGATCACGGATACCAACCAGAGGATACTGCTAAATTAGATGAATATAAACAAAAATATTCAGCAATGTTTCCTCAAGCTGAGAAAAAATCTGAAGAAAAAGCAGAAAAACCAACAGAAGATCCAGCTTCAACCACACCTCAAACCCCAAATTCAGATCAAACTTCAACCCAAACTCCTTCTCAACCTTCAACTTCAGATCCAGCTTCAACTTCATCAGAAACTAATTCCGAAACAACAACTGGTGCATCAACAGGCGCTGCCGCTCCTGCCACATCCACTCCTGCCGCAACTCCTGCCGCAGCCGCAACTCCTGTACAAGCATCTGCTTTTCAAGATTTACCTCAAAAAACAACAACCCAAACTCAAACAGTTGAAAAACCTAAAACACCTGAAAAAACCGAAACTACAGATGGTTTAGGTATAAAACTTTGGTCATTTTTACAAAAATCTAACTATCCAGAATTAGAAAATTCTGACATTTCTTATGAAGTTGTTAAAAATTCTAGCAGCCAAATTGATGTAGTTATGAGTTTTAATCAAAAAACAACTGGAGAAACTACATCAAATCCAGCAAAATTAATTTTTTCAATTCAAAATCTTGAAGATAATCAGTCTTATGATAATTTAGTTAAATATAATCCGCTAGTTCTTTTTGACTTTAGAAAAAATCAAAAAACTGAAAATGGAACTGTTTCAAAAATCTCATCATTAAATCGAACTGATATTGAAATTGAACTAAATAGTAAAATGAACGAAGAAGCAGAAGAGGCTCAAGAGGAAGAAGTTTCAATGTCAACTTCAGTTTCAATGCCGGTTGCGGAAACAACTCAAACTAACGGAACTACAACCACTGTAACCACACCTCCTATTCAAAACACCGCCAACCCACAAGATGGAATTATACTAAACAAACCTGTAATTTTAGGAAAAGATAATCAACCTCCGCTTAAAAATGGTGTGGTAATGTTGGCTTTTAGTCTAAAAAACATTACTAAAAACAAAAAAACTTATTTACTTTCATCTAAAGGACGCAAGGGCTTATTTATTTCAAAAGTTGATTTCAATAATAAAGAAACTTTAGTAATTGGCCTAGACCAAAATGGTTCTAATGCCGCTTCAGGTGAAACAGCATACCCAGTAGTTGGTCTGATTTCTGGTGTTCAAGGTAACGCGGCCGGACTTTTCGAAATTAAAGATATTGAAATTAAAGATAAACAATCTAAACTTGAAAAAAGCACCACAGCACCGTTAGATTTTGATGTTTTTTCTCAAAAAAATATCAATTTAACTAATCAAAGTGCTAATTTCGACTTGCTTAAAGAAGATGATTTATTATTTTTAACTATCTCTAAAAAAGATGCTAATTACACATTTACTTTAAGTTCATCTCGTAATCCATTGTCTCAAAAAATTGTATCTAATTTAAATTTAGAAGATTCATTCTCTAACGTATATAACCACCATCTTGATTGAAGTTATTTAGGTCCAAGCGCAGCACCTGCACCAGCAAGTGAATCCAATTCTACACTAACAAATGAATCTACAGTAACTGTTCGAGGTCTAGCAATTTATGATTCTGTGGATCTTGCAGACCAAGAGTCAATCTCTCAAGTGCTTACAAATGCATTTATTAAGGAACTAACTAGTTAG
- the whiA gene encoding DNA-binding protein WhiA gives MTFSQQAKLEILANRLTRPKFNSLVKGLIFSSSLDDDLSYFILRINKNEINSRLIEIFRKFQLNFSETRKNKNWICIEKKLIKIDKTPENIQYFFAGLFIGGGSISPLGSKSYHLEISFLDKSKCEKVLNILRQNQLEFTFKQIFYQNRLKIYLKKVNEIIYFLMAIGALEQASKLEILRIERDHYLNANRITNFDIKNAKKISESSTNFIKKWKLIQKNNLTSKFSDQELIFFEIRQKNPELSLQEICKILKKEYNIIRTKAGLNYWLVKSNKILEKGVKNAQ, from the coding sequence ATGACTTTCAGTCAACAAGCAAAACTTGAAATTTTAGCAAATCGACTAACTCGACCAAAATTTAATTCCTTAGTTAAAGGTTTAATTTTTTCATCATCGCTAGATGATGACCTAAGCTATTTTATACTAAGAATTAACAAAAATGAAATTAATTCTCGATTAATTGAAATTTTTAGAAAATTTCAATTAAATTTTTCAGAAACTAGAAAAAACAAAAATTGGATCTGTATTGAGAAAAAATTAATTAAAATTGATAAAACACCTGAGAATATCCAATATTTTTTTGCTGGACTCTTTATAGGAGGAGGTTCGATTTCACCGCTAGGGTCAAAATCTTACCACCTTGAAATTTCATTTTTGGATAAATCAAAATGTGAAAAAGTTTTAAATATTTTGCGTCAAAATCAATTAGAATTCACTTTTAAGCAAATTTTTTACCAGAACCGCTTAAAAATTTACTTAAAAAAAGTTAACGAAATAATTTATTTTTTAATGGCTATCGGTGCACTTGAGCAAGCTTCAAAACTAGAAATTTTGAGGATTGAACGTGATCATTATCTTAATGCTAACCGAATCACAAATTTTGACATAAAAAATGCCAAAAAAATAAGTGAATCATCGACAAACTTTATTAAAAAATGAAAATTAATTCAAAAAAACAATTTAACATCGAAATTTAGCGACCAAGAATTAATTTTTTTCGAGATTCGTCAAAAAAATCCTGAATTAAGTTTACAAGAAATTTGCAAAATTTTAAAAAAAGAGTATAATATTATTAGAACAAAAGCAGGCCTAAACTATTGGCTTGTTAAATCTAATAAAATTTTAGAAAAAGGAGTGAAAAATGCACAATAA
- a CDS encoding MAG0110 family membrane protein, with the protein MHNNIFFDRKDYRAYSRADEATKKLTNKLLSFSIMWLGIAILLVGLITFAILSIDSLFAIYLRMVAGITSRFAGLLIFFLLLIAVNFGLWYYINKWALADNPPTIVLVLLFFVFVMANSFLIPLIFTIQIALGQGNYIMIAVGGAGGIMALIGILGYFQVINFGKLLPLIMIGIFIELTLLIVSYFVFSTFVDILYSFVAITVTLGMIGYEFWIIRNQSSVILTHYNSEREIKRVFLRLGIANALGLYISFLRLVIQILRLLNRR; encoded by the coding sequence ATGCACAATAATATTTTTTTTGACCGCAAAGATTATCGTGCTTATAGCCGAGCCGATGAAGCTACAAAAAAATTAACAAATAAATTGTTGTCTTTTTCCATTATGTGATTAGGTATTGCAATTTTACTTGTTGGTTTAATTACGTTTGCAATTTTATCAATAGACTCATTATTTGCTATTTATTTAAGAATGGTTGCCGGTATTACATCAAGGTTTGCTGGACTTTTAATATTTTTTCTTTTACTTATTGCAGTAAATTTTGGCCTGTGATATTATATAAATAAATGAGCATTAGCCGATAACCCGCCAACAATCGTTCTTGTTTTGCTCTTTTTTGTTTTTGTAATGGCTAATTCTTTCCTTATTCCGCTGATTTTCACTATTCAAATAGCCTTAGGGCAAGGTAACTATATAATGATAGCGGTTGGTGGCGCTGGTGGTATAATGGCTCTAATTGGAATTTTAGGTTACTTCCAAGTTATTAATTTTGGTAAATTACTACCTTTAATTATGATTGGTATTTTTATTGAATTAACTCTTTTAATTGTTTCCTATTTTGTTTTTTCCACATTTGTAGATATCTTATACTCATTTGTCGCTATTACAGTTACATTAGGAATGATCGGATATGAGTTTTGAATTATAAGAAATCAATCATCTGTAATTTTGACCCATTACAATAGTGAAAGAGAAATTAAACGTGTTTTTTTAAGATTGGGAATCGCAAATGCACTTGGTTTATATATTTCTTTCCTTCGTTTAGTCATTCAAATATTAAGACTTTTGAACAGACGTTAA
- a CDS encoding inorganic diphosphatase, whose product MQKKVILVDIEIEKGSNIKYEIDPKTKKLVVDRILRGDFVYPANYGSIPETLDWDGDPLDVLVYSSQKFLPGSQLNARILGALEMIDDGEIDTKLIAVHHDDYRLDHINSMDGLPQEWLDSIHYFFSNYKNWKRPGITKVSKFISLDEAIEEFETCTKLYEDFHHYSKEDFLKTMQEKFPEKYQK is encoded by the coding sequence ATGCAAAAAAAAGTAATTTTAGTTGATATTGAGATTGAGAAAGGGTCAAATATCAAATATGAAATTGATCCCAAAACTAAAAAATTAGTTGTTGATAGAATTCTTCGTGGTGATTTTGTTTATCCAGCTAACTATGGCAGCATTCCTGAGACACTAGATTGAGACGGTGATCCATTAGATGTTTTAGTTTATTCTAGCCAAAAATTTTTACCCGGATCACAACTAAATGCTAGAATTTTAGGCGCCCTTGAAATGATAGATGACGGCGAGATAGACACAAAATTAATTGCAGTTCATCATGATGACTATCGTTTAGATCATATTAATTCAATGGACGGTCTACCTCAGGAGTGATTAGATTCAATTCATTATTTTTTCAGCAATTATAAAAATTGAAAACGTCCCGGAATTACAAAAGTCTCAAAATTTATCTCTCTTGACGAGGCGATTGAAGAATTTGAAACATGCACTAAACTTTATGAAGATTTTCACCATTATTCAAAAGAAGATTTTCTTAAAACAATGCAAGAAAAATTCCCAGAAAAATATCAAAAATAA
- a CDS encoding BMP family ABC transporter substrate-binding protein — protein MKTKWNKFLKLGLVFPVSVIGIIASCGNGHTNDGPKKETPGTGQTQNITDVSKISNLVSSRRDEISAAKADPTKHFAMNIAIVTADGTVTDKSFNQSSWEAIQQMAAITGAEITPIDSSTDSLSQKYNSLINTNKNIWVLSGFQHTEALKTWLALPENKQSFTSKKIIVIGIDLSGLDDVIPQGQYIGLNYKTEEAGYLAGYANAAFLAAKYPNNAARRSAITVGGGAFAAVTDFIAGYLAGIKAYNAANPTKKTKITASTIKLDTNFAVNATSKNTLEGLAANGSPSTLLAVAGPLTGIFADIAAGDHDRFLIGVDTDQSLVYTNARRRFFTSILKNLGYSLFSVLADLYTKKSSSKYLGGFVQSQKNAFVKLGYKDKFVDIADSSLPDSDKTLADKAIEDAKKHFDEKTANASDVRKTLGIPEMDTDQQARINKLVSEINA, from the coding sequence ATGAAAACTAAGTGAAACAAGTTTTTAAAACTAGGTCTAGTTTTTCCAGTTTCTGTAATTGGAATTATTGCTAGTTGTGGCAATGGCCACACAAATGATGGCCCAAAAAAAGAAACTCCTGGTACAGGCCAAACACAAAACATTACTGATGTTTCCAAAATTTCTAATTTAGTTTCATCCCGTAGAGATGAAATAAGTGCAGCAAAAGCAGACCCTACCAAACATTTTGCAATGAATATTGCAATTGTAACAGCCGATGGAACTGTTACTGACAAATCTTTTAATCAATCAAGTTGAGAAGCGATTCAACAAATGGCTGCAATAACAGGTGCAGAAATTACCCCAATTGATAGTAGTACTGATAGTTTATCACAAAAATATAATTCCTTAATTAACACAAATAAAAATATTTGAGTTCTTTCTGGATTTCAACACACTGAAGCCCTAAAAACTTGACTTGCTCTTCCAGAAAACAAACAATCATTTACTAGTAAAAAAATAATTGTTATCGGAATTGACTTATCTGGTTTAGATGATGTAATTCCACAAGGGCAATACATTGGTTTAAATTATAAAACTGAAGAAGCAGGATATCTTGCTGGTTATGCAAATGCAGCGTTTTTAGCTGCTAAATATCCAAATAATGCAGCCAGACGTTCTGCAATAACTGTAGGTGGTGGAGCGTTTGCCGCTGTTACTGACTTTATTGCTGGATATTTGGCCGGAATTAAGGCATATAATGCCGCAAATCCTACCAAAAAAACTAAAATTACCGCTAGTACAATCAAATTAGATACAAATTTTGCTGTCAATGCAACAAGTAAAAACACACTTGAAGGTTTAGCGGCAAATGGCTCTCCTTCAACATTACTAGCAGTGGCCGGCCCACTAACAGGAATTTTTGCAGATATTGCCGCAGGAGATCATGACCGTTTTTTAATAGGGGTTGATACTGATCAGTCACTAGTTTATACTAATGCGCGAAGAAGATTTTTCACATCAATTTTGAAAAATTTAGGATATTCACTTTTTTCAGTTCTTGCCGATCTATATACTAAAAAATCAAGTTCAAAATATTTAGGCGGATTTGTTCAATCTCAAAAAAATGCATTTGTAAAACTTGGATATAAAGATAAATTTGTCGACATTGCCGATTCATCCCTACCAGATTCAGATAAAACTTTAGCCGATAAAGCAATCGAAGATGCAAAAAAACATTTTGACGAAAAAACAGCAAATGCAAGCGACGTTCGTAAGACATTAGGTATTCCAGAGATGGACACTGATCAACAAGCTCGAATTAATAAGCTTGTTTCTGAAATTAACGCATAA
- a CDS encoding ABC transporter ATP-binding protein, whose protein sequence is MLREENVIEFIGVSKKFGNFFANKNISFKVKKNTIHALIGENGAGKSTLMSTLFGIYTPDEGQIKVNGKQSFIDNPNRASDLGIGMVHQHFKLVDAYTNFENIILGQEFTHRGVVNRQSARQKIKKIQQIYNIEFDLDQKTGDASVVVKQKIEIIKILYRDSDILIFDEPTAILSPQEIDSFLDILRFFIKNGKTIIFISHKLSEVKQVANSATVLRHGEVVANFDSLENISISEMTSAMVGKKVVSSKNLLKKDFTQVGLKVENLSASFDKKIENLNFEIHKGEIFAIAGIEGNGQLEVELAISGLIHSTGKIFVYNKNNEPINLENSSVSSRFGLISYVPSDRHKYGIVLDLPNLDNSIIRNMKNEKYVSKKYIKTQKVQELYAKIVELFDVRGDKTGQKNSRLLSGGNQQKFVLGREILTDHQVLLIVQPTRGLDIGAINLVHQKILEEKNKNKTILLISYELDEVLALADTICVINKGQISKKYFANEIDRYKIGRLMAGLNHD, encoded by the coding sequence ATGCTAAGAGAAGAAAATGTAATTGAGTTTATCGGTGTTTCAAAAAAATTTGGTAACTTTTTTGCTAATAAAAACATTAGCTTTAAAGTTAAAAAAAACACAATCCATGCACTAATTGGCGAAAATGGTGCCGGAAAATCAACACTTATGTCCACACTTTTTGGAATTTATACACCAGATGAGGGGCAAATAAAAGTAAACGGAAAGCAATCATTTATCGACAACCCTAATCGTGCAAGCGACTTGGGAATAGGAATGGTTCACCAACATTTTAAACTAGTTGATGCTTATACTAATTTTGAAAACATTATTTTAGGTCAGGAATTTACCCACCGTGGTGTTGTAAATCGACAATCTGCCCGTCAAAAAATAAAAAAAATACAGCAAATTTACAATATTGAATTTGATTTAGACCAAAAAACCGGCGATGCTTCTGTGGTTGTAAAACAGAAAATTGAAATTATCAAAATTTTATATCGAGATTCAGATATCTTAATTTTTGACGAACCAACAGCAATTTTATCGCCACAAGAAATTGATTCCTTTTTAGATATTTTAAGATTTTTTATTAAAAACGGCAAAACAATAATTTTTATATCACATAAATTATCCGAAGTTAAACAAGTTGCAAATTCTGCGACCGTTTTGCGTCATGGAGAAGTAGTTGCCAACTTTGATAGTCTCGAAAACATCAGTATTTCCGAGATGACTTCGGCAATGGTTGGTAAAAAAGTTGTTAGCTCAAAAAATTTACTTAAAAAAGATTTCACTCAAGTTGGATTAAAAGTTGAAAATCTTAGCGCTTCTTTTGATAAAAAAATCGAAAATTTAAACTTTGAAATTCACAAAGGCGAAATTTTTGCAATTGCAGGTATTGAAGGCAACGGTCAACTGGAAGTCGAACTTGCAATTTCAGGACTAATTCATTCAACAGGTAAAATTTTTGTTTACAACAAAAACAACGAACCTATAAACTTAGAAAATTCAAGCGTTTCTTCTCGTTTTGGTTTAATCTCTTATGTTCCTAGCGATCGCCATAAATACGGAATAGTTTTAGATTTGCCAAATTTAGATAATTCAATAATAAGAAACATGAAAAACGAAAAATATGTTTCAAAAAAATATATAAAAACTCAAAAAGTTCAAGAATTATACGCTAAAATTGTTGAACTTTTTGATGTAAGAGGAGATAAAACCGGCCAAAAAAATTCCCGACTTTTATCCGGGGGTAATCAGCAAAAATTTGTTCTAGGACGCGAAATTTTAACTGATCACCAAGTACTTTTAATAGTTCAACCAACTCGCGGACTTGATATAGGGGCGATAAATTTAGTTCATCAAAAAATTCTTGAAGAAAAAAACAAAAATAAAACAATTTTACTCATTTCATACGAACTTGATGAAGTTTTAGCGCTAGCTGATACAATTTGCGTTATCAATAAAGGACAAATTTCTAAAAAATATTTTGCAAATGAAATTGACCGTTATAAAATAGGTAGACTAATGGCAGGTTTAAATCATGATTAA
- a CDS encoding ABC transporter permease, protein MIKKKINFSIFSNFFFKKLEKNSSKSLSEKILSTFWAIFFGILVSFIFIWSFGYNPLQVYYTIVFKIAFAWNEIRNLLLITSIFIFASIAIAIPFKSGLFNIGLPAQMMISGIVSLMIVLNLTSINIYARLLIAALLGILVSGILGALVGILKSYLKINEVISTILLNWIIFYIGKFFLTSTSLDIGFKTTTLTSQSINELSFLTSIFLTRNFSIIMLFLSLLFAFLIWFVLQKTSIGLSIKITGQNKDAANYAGINNKKTTIAVMTFSGIVGGIAGFAWYVFYRRSFTIQAGMPREGFDAILLALLAFNSPFGIIPISFFYSVLLIGTNALEAHSIALNQQTTQIIIGIIVYLSAISVIFIHFKPLKWTMNVWYLSRTGRFFSAKNAKNANIKSPTSAYSNLSLLFIKAEKKEKIRNLQTEITKFENIKAELLTLFLDQKVNIFWIYIKIQKINIKLFLLKRAYLKIKNYDNVAIWKQKKSELKNKSGLDSALKSENVEEKLAFFEQMNQKRRKLNIELNELGYFDAKNNFNAFWQQLIEHHLQFRSLKSEIIENFKADQKAKKPLKTEEK, encoded by the coding sequence ATGATTAAGAAAAAAATTAATTTTTCTATTTTTTCTAATTTTTTCTTTAAAAAATTAGAAAAAAACAGTTCTAAAAGCTTATCTGAAAAGATTTTGTCTACTTTTTGGGCAATTTTCTTTGGAATTTTAGTCTCTTTTATTTTTATCTGATCATTTGGATATAATCCGCTTCAAGTTTATTATACTATTGTTTTTAAGATCGCTTTTGCCTGAAATGAAATCAGAAATTTGCTATTAATTACATCAATTTTCATTTTTGCTAGTATTGCAATTGCAATTCCTTTTAAATCAGGGTTATTTAATATCGGTCTTCCGGCACAAATGATGATCTCAGGGATAGTTTCCTTGATGATTGTTTTAAATTTAACATCAATTAATATTTATGCTCGGTTATTAATAGCCGCACTTTTAGGTATTTTAGTAAGCGGAATTCTGGGTGCGCTAGTTGGTATTCTTAAATCTTATTTGAAAATAAATGAAGTTATTTCAACAATTTTATTAAATTGAATAATTTTTTATATTGGTAAATTTTTCCTTACATCAACAAGTCTTGATATTGGATTTAAAACTACAACACTAACTTCACAAAGTATAAATGAGTTGTCATTTTTAACATCAATATTTTTAACCCGTAATTTTTCAATAATAATGCTATTTTTATCATTATTATTTGCATTTTTAATTTGGTTTGTTTTGCAAAAAACCTCAATTGGCCTTTCAATAAAAATTACTGGTCAAAATAAAGATGCTGCAAATTATGCTGGAATTAATAATAAAAAAACAACTATTGCAGTGATGACTTTTTCAGGAATTGTCGGCGGGATTGCCGGTTTTGCCTGGTATGTTTTTTATAGAAGATCCTTTACAATTCAGGCCGGAATGCCACGAGAAGGTTTTGATGCTATTTTATTAGCGCTTTTAGCCTTTAACTCGCCTTTTGGAATAATTCCAATATCATTTTTTTACTCAGTTCTTCTAATTGGAACAAACGCACTTGAGGCTCATTCAATCGCCTTAAATCAACAAACAACACAAATTATTATTGGAATTATAGTGTATTTATCTGCTATATCCGTTATTTTCATTCACTTTAAACCTCTAAAATGAACGATGAATGTTTGATACTTATCTAGAACAGGCCGATTTTTCAGTGCTAAAAATGCAAAAAATGCAAACATAAAGTCACCAACTTCTGCCTACAGTAATTTAAGTTTATTGTTCATAAAAGCTGAAAAAAAGGAAAAAATTAGGAATTTGCAAACAGAAATTACTAAATTTGAAAATATTAAGGCAGAACTTTTAACTTTATTTTTAGACCAAAAAGTAAATATTTTTTGAATTTACATAAAAATTCAAAAAATAAACATTAAACTTTTCTTATTAAAAAGAGCATACTTAAAAATTAAGAATTATGACAACGTCGCAATTTGAAAGCAAAAAAAGAGCGAATTAAAAAACAAATCTGGACTAGATTCGGCACTTAAGTCGGAAAATGTTGAGGAAAAATTAGCCTTTTTTGAGCAAATGAACCAAAAAAGGCGTAAATTAAATATCGAACTAAATGAGTTAGGTTATTTTGATGCGAAAAATAATTTTAACGCCTTTTGACAGCAACTTATTGAACATCACCTTCAGTTTCGTAGTCTAAAATCTGAAATCATTGAAAATTTTAAAGCAGATCAAAAAGCTAAAAAACCTTTAAAAACGGAGGAAAAATAA